Within Vicia villosa cultivar HV-30 ecotype Madison, WI linkage group LG1, Vvil1.0, whole genome shotgun sequence, the genomic segment TActaagataaaaaaatattttcaagaaCATTATCTTAAAAAATCATTTAACCAAAACACCACTTCTCAAAACTAAGCACCGTCCAAAATAGATACTCAAGATCCGGCCTCTCCAATAAATAAAGTTCTCAATTTTACAATATCCTACTTCAACTTGAAGGAGCTTTTGCTGCAACATAACACAAACTAATGCTACCAAACACAAGTATAGTAATTTCATTATCTCTACTTAGACAATTACCATTTGATAGTACAGCCAAACAGAAATTTCACAACACATCCAAACGCATTTTTCCGAGTATTAAGTTCACGAACCGCAATGACATTATGTGCTCGGAGTAGCTTCTTCAACAGTGCTCTTGCCAGCTTCTTTTCCAACAGCAGAACCTCCCTCCTTATCACCATCCTCTTCTTTTCCAGGATTTGATACTTCTTGCCCTACACAATTtgcaagcaatatgaacataatATTCTAGAGGATTACAACTTGAGGTGCTAAATAACAAGAGAAATGTCAAATTCTTAATTTTGGATAGTGTTTAATTTTGATGCATTATCACCGTAAAATCTTGTACTATTACTTAATCATGCATTGCTGCGTCACACAGTTTGTACAGCATACTTACCTTCATCATCACTGTAATCAAAATCATCACCCACAGCATCGTCACCCCCACCAAATTGCTGCAGCACAAAAAATAATTAGGATAAGCAAATTTAATAAGAGAGATGGTTAAAACTGAGAATCACATGAGCACGTTACATACCGAGAAATCCATCCCTCCCAAGTCTAGGTCACCGGGACCTAATGAACAAACAGACAATCAGTTGATTCATCAAACAAAAATACCCTTTATAACTTGAAAATCTAAGTATAACATGATGGTTTCATCGTGTGCATACccgcatcttcatcttcatccaccCATTTATCCCAATCTACTTTCACGTAATGTGGAGGCTTCCCTTCTGCTTTCAGTAACCTTTTCCACCATTCTTCTTCAGCCTTCTGCACAACACAGAATATGCTTCTCACCCCTACATTAATTTTGCTCTCCTGAAAACACAACAGAGAAGGATAAATAAAATACATGTAAAAATCTCAAAGAAAAACACCACAAAAAGCAGTTACTTAgagaaaaacattaaacaattaacaaGAAAATTAAGCAGAGACTACTCAAAACTagaatgaatatgatgtgatgGAAAAAGAAGATAAGCATTCTTAACTATGTGACAGTGTTACAACCATGAATTGGGAATGCTTTCTCCTTACCTCTACATTAACCTTATCAAAGAGTGGCAAATTGAGCTCATACAAATGGTCTCCAGCACCAGCAGTGGCAGAAAAAGTAAAAACACCATCCGGAGTAAGGTCCACTTTCGCATTTTTGGAATCCGGCAACTGAACCGTGATATAAACTTTGTCAACCCTTTGAGCCCACTTGATCTCCGGATGGCGACTGCATTCAAGAACATGAAAATCAGATAGTAGTAAACAACTTCACCCACCAAATCTTTCATCATAAATATGATACAGAATTTTCATGTCCTACCGAGACCTAAATCGAATTTAACACCGTCACTATTAAAACCAGACTGATCATCAACTCTCATCCAATCATACACTGTAATAGAGATCATACTCATACAACAGATGTATTAATACACTGTTTTCATTTCCACCATATAAAAAACTTTATAAAACAACCCGATACCGATACCGTTATTCACCATTTTTAACCCTGATACTGTTATTCACCGTTTTTATGTTAACAAACAAATTATACTTAATTATGCACAACCGCAATCAGTGCCACACCTGTACTAACCGAAATCGCGAAAGCCTTTACTAGAAGTGACCGTTATATAAAATTTTGCCTATTAGTACAACTAATCAACATGTgaaaacaaaaaattaagaaaaatataataattgcATGCATTACTAGGAAAATGTTATCAGAAGCCAAAATCGtgaaagtgcagaaaataatGGAAAATGCAGAATCAGAGGATTATAAAAAAAACacgaaatgaaaatgaaaatatgaTCACATTTGAAAAACAAAATGAGAGGAATGAACGATGTGTTACCTCATATTTGTTTGGGAGAAGAAGAAGCTGTAAAACCCTAGATTCTTTGGTAACTGAGTATCAGACAATTGTAACCTCGTTTTcggattttgatgatgatgatgatgcaatGCAAAAGCTGTTGTTTCTAGATTGTTCTTCTTTTTACTAGATTGCGTAACAGTGAAAGTGGATGGAAGAACACTGATCTTAAGATTTTGTGACCTTTGGCCCATTTAGTTATCAAGGATAAATATATGCTCTCTACACCTCCCCTCTTTACTTCATACTATAcccattcttttttattttgagcAAAACACcacagattttttttttatttcaaacatTCCTTTggaaaagataatttttttagGCAAACACTAGTTGTTTGTTTGATGtataattcaaatttaaaacatttaacataatgtaattttttttgtagGTACTAAAATCCAACTTAActaaattatttctttttattttatgaggaaaaaaatacatttgatttttacactgtcaatcaataaaaaatatgtattatattaaattatatttttaattttaaaatattaatatgacttaatagttttaaaaaacgTGTAGAACCAAAAGAAAGCAAATTTAACCATTACAACTACACTCGGTTACCTGATCCTTTAACAATGAAACCAAAAAGTCAtatcaaaaacttattttgattTATGTTATTTTAGCTTAaatctttattttatctttatttcttattttaataaatattcctATAagatttctttatatatatatatatatatatatatatatatatatatatatatatatatatatatatatatatatatatatatatatatataattttaaattttgaaaataaaaattaacattaTTTGATGGCTCATACTAACaatgattatttttattattatttgctgACTAGGTACGTGACATTCTCTTAGATGACTCCTAGTGACTCACTGGTGGATATGTAAACTTTCTTCCATCAACATtcgtattttcttatttttaagaTTCATCGTAATTTTTGCAAATTTGTTCATCTTTTTCCTTAGTTCCATTTCACTTCCACCCAAACTTTGTTGCTCATCTTCTTCCCCATGTCCTTACCCAAACTTCATtgttcattttctttcataagtATAACGATTTTATACATGTTCATCCTCATCTCTTTTCTAATCTATGAAATCACATGTCTAGTACGTGTTCATCTCCATGTCCAACTCGTCCTAGAATCTGAGATTCAATTGTGGCTCGCAAGCAACCAACTAAAGCTTTGATTTTGTTTGATCAGTACTAAGAATGCATAAGAAAAGAGAATGTTACTATAAAGAGGAGAGAATGTTACTACCAAGAGGGTTGTGAAGACTAAGTGAAGCAAGCCATTTGGGAGTGATAATTTCAAAAGTATTGGGATAGATGGAGTTAATTTTGGTTTTATGAATGAGTTGTAAGGTGGCCTTAAAAGGAATTTCATgagaatttttattaattttcataCTAATGGCAAGTTAGTAAAGGGTCAAATTGCACGTTTATTGTCTTGATTCCCAAAGTTGTCAATATGCAGTGTCTTTCAGAATTCAAACTCATTTCTTTGTTGAGATTTTTGTATAAAGTTGTGGCAAAGGTTTTTGCCAATAGGTTGAATGTAGTTATAGGAAATGACATATTATGGATTCAATTCACTTTTGTGAAGGGGTTAAACGTTAAATGACATTCTAATCACCCATAAGGTGGTGGATAAAGAAAATAAGTTAAAGAAAAGGCTcattattttaaatcaaacatTAAAATAACCCATGATTTTGTTAAGAAGAAGTTTATGGACTTAGTAGAGATTAAGAAGGATTTTAAAGTCAAATGGGAAAATTAGATGATGAAATACATTTGTTTTGTTTCTCCATCAATTCTTGTTAAAGATTGTCCAATTAATGAATTCAATCTAGAGAGGGACATAAGGCAACATTATCCGTTTTCATTGTTCTTGTTCTTGATAGTTGTAGAAAGGCTTAATGCAATGATTTTTGCATTTATTAGTGCAAACTTGTTTAGAGGTTATCACATTGGAGACTATCCATTATTTAGGGTCTTTCATTTGTAAATCACTGATGAAACTCTTATTTTTACAAACAAAAGTTTTACAAATGTTAGAGCAATTAAGGAAAATATTTTACTTATATAGCTCATACCAAGTCTAAAGGTGGATTTTCATAAAGGCTTACTTGTTATCATAAATGTGTATTGTTATTGGTTAAATGAAGCATTACAAGTGCTAAATTGCAAAGTGGGTATACTTGCAAAAAGCACAATAGGGATTACTCTACTCACGAGGAAGATCACCAAAGGGGATTATGTATTATGATTTTGTAAGATTAGTGAGCAGTTCCCTTTTTCCAAACCCTGGGCAGAAATATATATAGGAGGCTTCATGTGCTGGATAGTGGGAGTAGTTGAAGACTAGTTCTTCCTTCATCATAAGGGAGATGACTTCCTCCTTTATGAATGGTATTTAACGATTGTTACCTCTTGGACACCTCACCAACCATGTATCTTAAGTGAATGGGTCATAGATACCAATTATGGTGGTCACGCTCAATTTGGGTTACCAGTCCCTTTTCAAGTGACTAAATCTAATTTGAGCATGCTCTCTAATGTTCTTTCATTTGGGTTGGATCGATTTATCATGCACCGTCCCTTCTTGGGTCCAATAAAGTTATCCAAGTCCGTATTTCCTCAAGCAAGAGACCTAGAAAGGGGGAAGTGATTAACTCAAATGGGTAACAACCTTATTAACGTCTTCGTTAATGAATCCTCTAAGAAATTATTTGGACAATCTCCTCAATAGTTTTTTGGGGTGAGTCCCCTCAGGAAACACTTAGATATTTGATTCCCTTAGGCGATACTTAGATAGTCGATTTCCTCAGGCGAGCCTTAGATAGTCGAGTCCATCATGAAAGACTTAGACAGTCGAGTTTGTCTAAATCTTAGGCCTTTGTTTTTGTACTATTTGTTTCATTGCACCGTTAGAGGAAATTTGTAACATCGCCCATTAGGGTCTTATGAAAATGTTTGAACCTTGTGGAGATTTGCCTTAGTTTTAAGGCATATGCATTTATGTTGCGCTGAATGAGAGAATTTCCCTCAATGGGCAGGTCTTTCATGCTCGGATGGGTGAGTTGAGTCTTCTTTGGTGAGGATTCCAATAGTAAGTTGCCTTATAAGGCGGCAAGGATCCTTCATTAAAGGTCTAACAAATAATTGTCTCACAGGGTAGAAAGGTTTCTTTAGTGAAGGTCTAGCGTATATTTTCCTCATAGGACAAAAAGAATCTTTTAGTGAAAATCCAACATATAATTATCTCATAGAGCCACAATGATGCTTCAATGAAGGTCCAATATATAATTTCCTCAAAAGGAAACAAGGATCCTTTAACGAAGGTCCAACATATAATTTCCTCGTAGGGCAGAGAGGATCCTTCAATGAAGGTCCAACATATAATTGCCTCGTAGAATGACAAGGATTCTTCAGTGAAGGTCTAGTGTATAATTGCCTCGTATGGCGGTAAGGATCTTTTAGAGAAGGTCTGTCATATTAATTGTCTCGTATGATGGTAATGATCCTTTAGTGAAGGTTCAACATATAATTGCATTGTGGTGACAAGGATCCTTAAATAAAGGTCTAGT encodes:
- the LOC131614991 gene encoding co-chaperone protein p23-1-like, translating into MGQRSQNLKISVLPSTFTVTQSSKKKNNLETTAFALHHHHHQNPKTRLQLSDTQLPKNLGFYSFFFSQTNMSRHPEIKWAQRVDKVYITVQLPDSKNAKVDLTPDGVFTFSATAGAGDHLYELNLPLFDKVNVEESKINVGVRSIFCVVQKAEEEWWKRLLKAEGKPPHYVKVDWDKWVDEDEDAGPGDLDLGGMDFSQFGGGDDAVGDDFDYSDDEGQEVSNPGKEEDGDKEGGSAVGKEAGKSTVEEATPST